The following are encoded together in the Vigna unguiculata cultivar IT97K-499-35 chromosome 2, ASM411807v1, whole genome shotgun sequence genome:
- the LOC114166917 gene encoding uncharacterized protein LOC114166917, translating into MQATCDTLVNNMSEAFNSVIVDARSKPIISMLEDIRLYIMKRWSKNRSKVQKYEGDICPKIRARLSKESEQTKYWIPSWSGQKLFEVMHVSLIGDKFTVNIESQECSCRKWLISGIPCCHAIAALNFLNLKAKDYIPHWFRRTTYEEIYNSIVLPANGQLFWETTAFPDVLPPLKRRLPGRPKKKRRLEAWELTKDNTQMRPGGYRKRCSVCRALGHKRNNCPALPVHGCAERPTEAAATQPTQPTQSEPQPTQPTQSEPPPSQPPATPTPPAASTPPIAAPTPPAPGPPPNTAVQQPSQPSYGIRKMRPKMQIRRPPRPS; encoded by the exons ATGCAAGCCACATGTGACACGTTGGTAAACAACATGAGTGAAGCCTTCAACAGCGTAATTGTGGATGCAAGGTCCAAGCCAATCATCTCAATGCTGGAAGACATCCGTTTGTATATTATGAAAAGGTGGTCCAAGAATAGATCCAAGGTGCAGAAGTACGAGGGAGATATATGCCCTAAAATACGCGCCAGATTGTCCAAAGAATCTGAACAAACTAAGTATTGGATACCAAG TTGGTCAGGTCAGAAGCTGTTTGAAGTTATGCATGTCTCATTAATTGGAGACAAGTTCACTGTCAACATAGAAAGCCAGGAATGCAGCTGCAGGAAATGGCTCATTAGTGGGATCCCATGCTGCCATGCAATTGCTGCACTGAACTTCCTCAACTTGAAGGCAAAAGATTACATTCCACATTGGTTCAGACGTACAACATATGAAGAGATATACAACTCCATAGTTCTTCCTGCCAATGGCCAACTTTTCTGGGAAACAACTGCCTTCCCTGATGTTCTACCACCACTTAAAAGAAGGCTGCCAGGGAGaccaaagaagaagagaaggctGGAAGCTTGGGAACTTACAAAAGATAACACTCAAATGAGGCCAGGTGGTTATAGAAAGAGATGTTCAGTTTGTCGTGCACTTGGGCACAAAAGGAACAATTGTCCAGCACTTCCTGTCCATGGCTGTGCAGAACGTCCCACTGAAGCTGCAGCAACACAACCAACTCAACCTACACAAAGTGAACCACAACCAACTCAACCCACACAAAGTGAACCACCACCAAGTCAACCACCTGCAACACCCACTCCACCTGCAGCATCAACCCCACCAATTGCAGCACCAACCCCACCAGCACCAGGACCACCACCCAACACTGCAGTACAACAGCCAAGCCAACCATCTTATGGAATTAGAAAGATGAGGCCAAAAATGCAAATAAGAAGGCCACCACGTCCATCATGA
- the LOC114174643 gene encoding uncharacterized protein LOC114174643 — protein sequence MADYKWEVGTTFVDKEQFVDWVRTYAVHAGRNLKFEKNDKERVRLVDIRNKAARKWNTKVSVSMAHRAKQLAAKVVEGSFKDQYRRIYDYAHEIIRSNPGSTVKVKVENACKDSFVSCRPIIGLDGCFLKGQYGGELLIAVGRDANDQMLPIAYAVVEVENKDTWTWFLELLIEDLGGDDGLLPAIQDLLPGAEQRFCMHHLYRNFRKKFGSKQLKSLMWKAATCTHPRAWEREMHNIKEVNEEAFKYLIAIPPRLVSNITDSPH from the exons ATGGCTGATTACAAATGGGAGGTGGGGACAACCTTTGTGGACAAGGAACAATTTGTTGATTGGGTACGAACGTATGCTGTTCATGCTGGTAGGAACTTgaagtttgaaaaaaatgacAAGGAAAGAGTGCGG CTGGTTGATATACGTAATAAAGCTGCAAGGAAATGGAATACAAAGGTGTCAGTTTCAATGGCTCATAGGGCAAAGCAACTAGCAGCGAAGGTGGTTGAAGGATCTTTTAAAGATCAGTATAGAAGGATTTATGATTATGCTCATGAGATAATCAGATCAAATCCCGGATCTACAGTTAAAGTTAAAGTGGAAAAT GCATGCAAGGACAGCTTTGTCAGCTGTCGACCCATCATAGGCCTTGATGGTTGTTTTTTGAAAGGACAATATGGGGGTGAGCTACTCATTGCTGTAGGTCGTGACGCAAATGACCAAATGCTTCCTATAGCCTATGCAGTAGTTGAAGTTGAGAACAAAGACACATGGACCTGGTTTCTGGAGTTGCTGATTGAGGACCTGGGAGGTGATGAT GGTTTGCTTCCTGCCATACAAGACCTACTGCCTGGCGCTGAGCAAAGGTTTTGTATGCACCATTTGTACAGAAATTTCAGAAAGAAGTTTGGAAGCAAGCAACTAAAAAGCTTGATGTGGAAGGCTGCAACCTGCACGCACCCAAGAGCATGGGAAAGAGAAATGCATAACATTAAAGAAGTGAACGAGGAAGCATTCAAATATCTAATAGCAATACCACCAAGGTTAGTTAGCAATATCACTGATTCTCCACATTAA
- the LOC114174720 gene encoding cation/H(+) antiporter 18-like: MWGIVYRKAPMKVTSNGVFQGDDPLDFALPLAILQICLVLVVSRGLAYLLKPLRQPRVIAEIIGGILLGPSALGRNESYMKAVFPPRSLTVLDTLANIGLIFFLFLAGLELDLKSVRQSGKRVIAIAMAGINLPFAIGIGSSFVLKQSIAKGSDNAAFLVFMGVALSITAFPVLARILAELKLLTTNVGRTAMSAAAINDIAAWILLALAVALSGHERSPLVSLWVFLAGCGFVICAIIIVPPIFKWVSQRCHEGEPVEEIYICGTLAAVLAAGFVTDAIGIHAMFGAFVVGILLPNDGPFASALVEKVEDLVSGLFLPLYFVSSGLKTNVATIKGLQSWGLLAFVIFTASFGKILGTFVVSLLCKVPLNEALVLGFLMNCKGLVELIVLNIGKDRKVLNDQTFAIMVLMAVFTTFVTTPLVMAVYKPARKGGIADYKHRTIGRKNANSQLRILACFHGARNIPSMINLIEASRGIQKRDDLCVYAMHLKEFSERSSSILMVHKARRNGLPFWNKASHSHSNHVIVAFEAYRQLSQVSIRPMTAISSMNSIHEDICATAERKEAAVIILPFHKHQSLDGSLNITRNDFRWVNKRVLEHAPCSVGIFVDRGLGGTSHVSASNVSYRVTVLFFGGGDDREALAYGGRMAEHPGIRLLVIRFVVEPPKEGEILRVDVGDSSSSTKLISQDEEFLDEFKVKTANDDSINYEERIVKNAAETVAIIREVNGSSLFLVGSRPVSEVACALKSSECPELGPVGGLLASQDYPTTASVLVLQQYNNDGAPINFTPELEEHLPDQDSGSV; this comes from the exons ATGTGGGGAATAGTGTATAGAAAAGCGCCGATGAAAGTCACATCAAACGGGGTGTTTCAGGGAGACGACCCTCTTGATTTTGCGCTTCCCCTAGCTATTTTGCAGATATGTCTTGTTCTTGTGGTCTCAAGGGGACTGGCATATCTTCTAAAACCTTTAAGGCAACCCAGAGTTATTGCAGAGATTATT GGAGGAATACTTCTTGGTCCATCAGCTCTTGGACGGAATGAAAGCTATATGAAAGCAGTTTTCCCACCCAGGAGTCTTACAGTATTAGACACTCTAGCAAACATTGGCCTtatattctttctattcttAGCAGGCCTGGAGTTGGATCTCAAATCTGTTCGTCAATCTGGAAAGCGAGTCATTGCTATTGCTATGGCAGGAATAAACCTACCCTTTGCTATAGGAATTGGTTCATCATTTGTTTTGAAACAATCTATTGCCAAAGGTTCAGATAATGCCGCATTCCTTGTATTTATGGGTGTTGCTCTGTCCATTACTGCATTCCCTGTATTAGCCCGTATTTTGGCTGAGTTAAAACTTCTAACCACAAATGTTGGCAGAACAGCTATGTCAGCTGCAGCAATTAATGATATAGCTGCCTGGATTCTGCTTGCTCTGGCTGTTGCCTTGTCAGGCCATGAGCGATCTCCACTTGTGTCACTGTGGGTCTTCTTAGCGGGATGTGGTTTTGTCATCTGTGCAATAATCATTGTTCCTCCAATTTTCAAATGGGTGAGCCAAAGATGCCATGAAGGTGAACCAGTTGAAGAGATATACATATGTGGTACATTAGCTGCTGTTCTGGCTGCTGGGTTTGTCACAGATGCTATTGGAATCCATGCCATGTTTGGTGCTTTTGTTGTTGGAATTTTGCTTCCAAATGATGGACCGTTTGCCAGTGCTCTTGTGGAGAAAGTAGAGGATCTTGTGTCTGGTCTATTTCTCCCTCTCTATTTTGTGTCAAGTGGATTGAAGACTAACGTAGCCACCATAAAGGGTCTGCAATCATGGGGTCTTCTGGCTTTTGTTATATTTACAGCTTCTTTTGGAAAGATTCTCGGGACTTTTGTTGTTTCCCTTCTCTGTAAAGTACCTCTTAACGAGGCTCTGGTGTTGGGGTTCTTAATGAATTGTAAAGGCCTAGTTGAATTAATAGTCCTCAACATTGGCAAAGATAGAAag GTTTTGAATGATCAGACCTTCGCCATCATGGTTCTCATGGCCGTTTTCACTACCTTTGTCACCACTCCTCTTGTGATGGCCGTGTATAAGCCTGCAAGGAAGGGAGGAATAGCGGACTACAAACATAGAACAATTGGGAGGAAAAATGCAAATAGCCAACTGAGGATTCTCGCCTGCTTCCATGGTGCAAGAAATATTCCATCGATGATAAATTTGATTGAGGCTTCAAGAGGAATCCAGAAGCGTGATGATCTTTGTGTGTATGCAATGCACCTTAAAGAATTCTCTGAGAGGTCCTCATCTATATTAATGGTACATAAAGCAAGAAGAAATGGGTTGCCATTCTGGAACAAAGCTTCTCATTCACATTCTAACCATGTTATTGTAGCGTTTGAGGCTTACAGGCAACTGAGTCAAGTGTCCATCCGGCCAATGACCGCCATCTCATCTATGAATAGCATACATGAAGACATTTGTGCAACTGCTGAGAGGAAGGAAGCCGCAGTCATTATTCTTCCATTTCATAAGCATCAGAGTTTGGATGGTTCACTAAACATCACTAGAAATGATTTTCGATGGGTTAACAAAAGGGTACTTGAGCATGCACCGTGCTCGGTTGGAATTTTTGTTGATCGCGGGCTCGGTGGTACCTCCCATGTCTCTGCAAGTAATGTTTCTTACCGTGTTACGGTGCTTTTCTTTGGTGGTGGTGATGATCGTGAAGCCCTTGCATACGGAGGTCGTATGGCTGAGCATCCTGGCATCAGATTGTTGGTTATTCGCTTTGTAGTTGAACCACCTAAAGAAGGAGAGATTTTAAGAGTTGATGTGGGTGACTCCTCCTCCAGTACCAAATTAATCTCACAGGATGAAGAATTCCTCGATGAATTTAAGGTGAAAACAGCCAATGATGACTCCATCAACTATGAAGAGAGAATAGTTAAAAATGCGGCAGAAACAGTTGCTATTATCCGTGAGGTTAATGGCTCCAGTCTATTTCTTGTGGGTTCAAGGCCAGTGAGTGAAGTTGCATGTGCTCTGAAAAGCAGTGAATGCCCTGAACTAGGACCTGTGGGTGGTTTGTTGGCATCACAAGATTACCCCACAACAGCATCTGTTTTGGTATTACAACAGTATAACAACGATGGTGCACCAATAAATTTTACGCCGGAATTGGAGGAACATTTACCCGATCAGGATTCAGGTTCTGTATAA
- the LOC114174337 gene encoding LOW QUALITY PROTEIN: cation/H(+) antiporter 18-like (The sequence of the model RefSeq protein was modified relative to this genomic sequence to represent the inferred CDS: inserted 1 base in 1 codon), which yields MASNATSGHACPAPMKATSNGVFQGDDPLDFALPLAILQICLVLVVSRGLAYLLKPLRQPRVIAEIIGGILLGPSALGRNKNYMQAVFPPRSLTVLDTLANIGLIFFLFLAGLELDLKSVRQSGKRVLAIAMAGISLPFAIGIGSSFVLKQSIAKGSDNAAFLVFMGVALSITAFPVLARILAELKLLTTNVGRTAMSAAAINDIAAWILLALAVALSGHERSPLVSLWVFLAGCGFVICAIIIVPPIFKWVSQRCHEGEPVEEIYICGTLAAVLAAGFVTDAIGIHAMFGAFVVGILLPNDGPFASALVEKVEDLVSGLFLPLYFVSSGLKTNVATIKGLQSWGLLAFVIFTASFGKILGTFVVSLLCKVPLNEALVLGFLMNCKGLVELIVLNIGKDRKVLNDQTFAIMVLMAVFTTFVTTPLVMAVYKPARKGGIADYKHRTIGRKNANSQLRILACFHGARNIPSMINLIEASRGIQKRDDLCVYAMHLKEFSERSSSILMVHKARRNGLPFWNKASHSHSNHVIVAFEAYRQLSQVSIRPMTAISSMNSIHEDICATAERKEAAVIILPFHKHQSLDGSLNITRNDFRWVNKRVLEHAPCSVGIFVDRGLGGTSHVSASNVSYRVTVLFFGGGDDREALAYGGRMAEHPGIRLLVIRFVVEPPKEGEIXRVDVGDSSSSTKLISQDEEFLDEFKVKTANDDSINYEERIVKNAAETVAIIREVNGSSLFLVGSRPVSEVACALKSSECPELGPVGGLLASQDYPTTASVLVLQQYNNDGAPINFTPELEEHLPDQDSGSV from the exons ATGGCTTCCAATGCTACATCTGGACATGCTTGCCCGGCGCCTATGAAAGCCACATCAAATGGCGTGTTTCAGGGAGACGACCCTCTTGATTTTGCGCTTCCCCTAGCTATTTTGCAGATATGTCTTGTTCTTGTGGTCTCAAGGGGACTGGCATATCTCCTAAAACCTTTAAGGCAACCCAGAGTTATTGCAGAGATTATT GGAGGAATACTTCTTGGTCCATCAGCTCTTGGACGGAATAAAAACTATATGCAGGCAGTTTTCCCACCCAGGAGTCTTACAGTATTAGACACTCTAGCAAACATTGGCCTtatattctttctattcttAGCAGGCCTGGAGTTGGATCTCAAATCTGTTCGTCAATCTGGAAAGCGAGTCCTTGCTATTGCTATGGCAGGAATAAGCCTACCCTTTGCTATAGGAATTGGTTCATCATTTGTTCTAAAACAATCTATTGCCAAAGGTTCAGATAATGCCGCATTCCTTGTATTTATGGGTGTTGCTCTGTCCATTACTGCATTTCCTGTATTAGCGCGTATTTTGGCTGAGTTAAAACTTCTAACCACAAATGTTGGCAGAACAGCTATGTCAGCTGCAGCAATTAATGATATAGCTGCCTGGATTCTGCTTGCTCTGGCTGTTGCCTTGTCAGGCCATGAGCGATCTCCACTTGTGTCACTGTGGGTCTTCTTAGCGGGATGTGGTTTTGTCATCTGTGCAATAATCATTGTTCCTCCAATTTTCAAATGGGTGAGCCAAAGATGCCATGAAGGTGAACCAGTTGAAGAGATATACATATGTGGTACATTAGCTGCTGTTCTGGCTGCTGGGTTTGTCACAGATGCTATTGGAATCCATGCCATGTTTGGTGCTTTTGTTGTTGGAATTTTGCTTCCAAATGATGGACCGTTTGCCAGTGCTCTTGTGGAGAAAGTAGAGGATCTTGTGTCTGGTCTATTTCTCCCTCTCTATTTTGTGTCAAGTGGATTGAAGACTAACGTAGCCACCATAAAGGGTCTGCAATCATGGGGTCTTCTGGCTTTTGTTATATTTACAGCTTCTTTTGGAAAGATTCTCGGGACTTTTGTTGTTTCCCTTCTCTGTAAAGTACCTCTTAACGAGGCTCTGGTGTTGGGGTTCTTAATGAATTGCAAAGGCCTAGTTGAATTAATAGTCCTCAACATTGGCAAAGATAGAAag GTTTTGAATGATCAGACCTTCGCCATCATGGTTCTCATGGCCGTTTTCACTACCTTTGTCACCACTCCTCTTGTGATGGCCGTGTATAAGCCTGCAAGGAAGGGAGGAATAGCGGACTACAAACATAGAACAATTGGGAGGAAAAATGCAAATAGCCAACTGAGGATTCTCGCCTGCTTCCATGGTGCAAGAAATATTCCATCGATGATAAATTTGATTGAGGCTTCAAGAGGAATCCAGAAGCGTGATGATCTTTGTGTGTATGCAATGCACCTTAAAGAATTCTCTGAGAGGTCCTCATCTATATTAATGGTACATAAAGCAAGAAGAAATGGGTTGCCATTCTGGAACAAAGCTTCTCATTCACATTCTAACCATGTTATTGTAGCGTTTGAGGCTTACAGGCAACTGAGTCAAGTGTCCATCCGGCCAATGACCGCCATCTCATCTATGAATAGCATACATGAAGACATTTGTGCAACTGCTGAGAGGAAGGAAGCCGCAGTCATTATTCTTCCATTTCATAAGCATCAGAGTTTGGATGGTTCACTAAACATCACTAGAAATGATTTTCGATGGGTTAACAAAAGGGTACTTGAGCATGCACCGTGCTCGGTTGGAATTTTTGTTGATCGCGGGCTCGGTGGTACCTCCCATGTCTCTGCAAGTAATGTTTCTTACCGTGTTACGGTGCTTTTCTTTGGTGGTGGTGATGATCGTGAAGCCCTTGCATACGGAGGTCGTATGGCTGAGCATCCTGGCATCAGATTGTTGGTTATTCGCTTTGTAGTTGAACCACCTAAAGAAGGAGAGA TAAGAGTTGATGTGGGTGACTCCTCCTCCAGTACCAAATTAATCTCACAGGATGAAGAATTCCTCGATGAATTTAAGGTGAAAACAGCCAATGATGACTCCATCAACTATGAAGAGAGAATAGTTAAAAATGCGGCAGAAACAGTTGCTATTATCCGTGAGGTTAATGGCTCCAGTCTATTTCTTGTGGGTTCAAGGCCAGTGAGTGAAGTTGCATGTGCTCTGAAAAGCAGTGAATGCCCTGAACTAGGACCTGTGGGTGGTTTGTTGGCATCACAAGATTACCCCACAACAGCATCTGTTTTGGTATTACAACAGTATAACAACGATGGTGCACCAATAAATTTTACGCCGGAATTGGAGGAACATTTACCCGATCAGGATTCAGGTTCTGTATAA
- the LOC114173785 gene encoding uncharacterized protein At5g41620-like isoform X1, translating to MKSEEEEAEKEEKLGEKLRRGVLVGKSRGPSTPFPSWLSLTHTNKHIRDHSLSSRKLAAALWEFNHSFPLFQMHRSAANHAPPPAAAAAAPDPRHRRHHYILHKDKALHISNFLADASPSSPDQPASASSLRRHIAASLMQQHQHRAIERNNHALQPLSPASYGSSMEMTPYNPGATPSSSLEFKGRIGEPHYSLKTSTELLKVLNRIWSLEEQHASNISLIKALKSELDHSRIRIKELLRDRQADRHEVDDLMKQIAEDKLVRKSKEQDRLHAAVQSVRDELEDERKLRKRSESIHRKLARDLSEVKSSLTNALKEFDQERTRRKLLEELCDEFARGINEYEREVHSLNHKSDKDWIQRADHDRLILHISESWLDERMQMQLEAAQNGFMDKSIVDKLSLEIETFLRAKQNSRSTENIVVRNRRNSLESVPLNDAVSAPQVGGDDDDSVGSDSNCFELNKPSNKGSKVHEEEAVDKHFEDTLKTNHTKKKPIPREGLKHRSPSSLQVKFEEQMAWAMSSDSHKKSHSIDADKGKTTDTKAVEGTLSEKCEHFEINEDDDSERKMNPTELHSSSKNHIIDNLIRGQLMASEGGNMHAENNYGEASCSNAGWRNQASPVKQWMAKLGSQDLDVSEASKVPSGSKENNTLKAKLLEARSKGQRSRLKALKGSF from the exons ATGAAAAGCGAGGAAGAAGAAGCGGAAAAGGAGGAAAAATTAGGAGAAAAGTTGAGGCGAGGGGTTTTGGTAGGGAAAAGCAGGGGCCCCTCTACTCCATTCCCCTCTTGGCTCTCCCTCACTCACACTAACAAACACATTCGGGACCATTCTCTTTCTTCTAGGAAGCTCGCCGCAGCGCTCTGGGAATTCAACCACTCTTTCCCACTCTTTCAAATGCATCGTTCTGCTGCTAATCACGCTCCGCCTCctgccgccgccgccgccgctcCCGATCCCAGACATCGCCGCCACCATTACATCCTCCACAAGGACAAGGCTCTCCACATCTCCAACTTCCTGGCCGATGCATCTCCCAGTTCCCCTGATCAG CCAGCTAGCGCCAGCAGTTTGAGGAGGCATATTGCTGCATCCTTGATGCAGCAGCATCAGCATCGAGCAATTGAGAGAAATAATCATGCACTGCAACCTTTATCTCCTGCAAGTTATGGTAGTTCCATGGAG ATGACACCCTATAATCCTGGAGCCACTCCTTCTAGTTCCTTGGAATTTAAGGGAAGGATTGGTGAGCCACATTATAGTCTGAAAACATCTACAGAGCTTCTAAAAGTGCTAAACAGAATATGGAGCTTGGAAGAACAACATGCTTCTAACATTTCATTGATAAAAGCATTAAAATCAGAGCTAGATCATTCGCGTATCAGGATCAAAGAGTTGCTTCGAGACCGACAAGCAGATCGACATGAGGTTGATGATCTGATGAAACAAATTGCAGAGGATAAATTGGTTCGGAAGAGTAAGGAGCAGGATCGACTCCACGCTGCCGTGCAATCCGTGAgggatgaacttgaggatgagAGGAAATTAAGGAAACGGTCAGAGAGTATACACCGGAAATTAGCTCGAGATCTCTCTGAAGTGAAGTCCTCTCTTACTAACGCTCTAAAAGAATTCGATCAAGAGAGAACAAGAAGAAAACTATTGGAGGAGCTCTGTGATGAATTTGCTAGGGGAATAAATGAATATGAACGAGAGGTGCATAGTCTGAATCACAAGTCTGATAAGGACTGGATTCAAAGGGCTGATCACGATCGTTTGATTCTTCACATATCTGAATCATGGCTGGATGAACGTATGCAGATGCAGCTGGAAGCAGCTCAGAATGGGTTTATGGATAAGTCCATAGTCGATAAACTAAGCCTTGAAATAGAGACTTTTCTTAGAGCTAAACAAAATAGTCGAAGTACAGAAAATATAGTGGTAAGGAATCGccgtaattccttggaatctGTACCACTGAACGATGCTGTCAGTGCACCGCAGGTGGGGGGTGATGACGATGATTCCGTGGGAAGTGATTCAAATTGTTTTGAGTTGAACAAGCCAAGTAACAAGGGATCTAAGGTACATGAAGAAGAGGCTGTCGACAAACATTTTGAGGATACATTGAAAACCAACCACACGAAGAAAAAACCAATACCACGAGAAGGGTTAAAACATCGTAGCCCATCTAGCTTGCAAGTGAAGTTTGAAGAACAGATGGCGTGGGCCATGTCATCTGATTCACATAAGAAGTCCCATTCAATTGATGCAGATAAGGGGAAGACCACAGATACCAAGGCAGTTGAAGGAACTTTATCTGAAAAATGCGAACACTTTGAGATCAACGAAGATGATGATTCTGAAAGAAAGATGAACCCCACTGAATTGCACAGCTCCAGTAAAAATCACATTATCGATAATCTGATAAGAGGTCAACTTATGGCATCAGAAGGTGGCAATATGCACGCTGAGAATAATTATGGCGAGGCTTCCTGCAGCAATGCTGGATGGAGGAATCAGGCAAGCCCTGTGAAGCAGTGGATGGCAAAACTTGGATCCCAAGACCTTGACGTATCGGAGGCTTCCAAAGTGCCTTCAGGATCAAAGGAGAACAATACTTTGAAGGCGAAGCTTCTTGAAGCTAGGTCCAAGGGGCAGCGATCGCGTTTAAAAGCCTTGAAAGGGTCCTTTTAG
- the LOC114173785 gene encoding uncharacterized protein At5g41620-like isoform X2 codes for MFSVKSCTVFNLVPVLEPASASSLRRHIAASLMQQHQHRAIERNNHALQPLSPASYGSSMEMTPYNPGATPSSSLEFKGRIGEPHYSLKTSTELLKVLNRIWSLEEQHASNISLIKALKSELDHSRIRIKELLRDRQADRHEVDDLMKQIAEDKLVRKSKEQDRLHAAVQSVRDELEDERKLRKRSESIHRKLARDLSEVKSSLTNALKEFDQERTRRKLLEELCDEFARGINEYEREVHSLNHKSDKDWIQRADHDRLILHISESWLDERMQMQLEAAQNGFMDKSIVDKLSLEIETFLRAKQNSRSTENIVVRNRRNSLESVPLNDAVSAPQVGGDDDDSVGSDSNCFELNKPSNKGSKVHEEEAVDKHFEDTLKTNHTKKKPIPREGLKHRSPSSLQVKFEEQMAWAMSSDSHKKSHSIDADKGKTTDTKAVEGTLSEKCEHFEINEDDDSERKMNPTELHSSSKNHIIDNLIRGQLMASEGGNMHAENNYGEASCSNAGWRNQASPVKQWMAKLGSQDLDVSEASKVPSGSKENNTLKAKLLEARSKGQRSRLKALKGSF; via the exons ATGTTTAGTGTGAAGTCATGCACTGTCTTTAACCTCGTGCCTGTATTGGAG CCAGCTAGCGCCAGCAGTTTGAGGAGGCATATTGCTGCATCCTTGATGCAGCAGCATCAGCATCGAGCAATTGAGAGAAATAATCATGCACTGCAACCTTTATCTCCTGCAAGTTATGGTAGTTCCATGGAG ATGACACCCTATAATCCTGGAGCCACTCCTTCTAGTTCCTTGGAATTTAAGGGAAGGATTGGTGAGCCACATTATAGTCTGAAAACATCTACAGAGCTTCTAAAAGTGCTAAACAGAATATGGAGCTTGGAAGAACAACATGCTTCTAACATTTCATTGATAAAAGCATTAAAATCAGAGCTAGATCATTCGCGTATCAGGATCAAAGAGTTGCTTCGAGACCGACAAGCAGATCGACATGAGGTTGATGATCTGATGAAACAAATTGCAGAGGATAAATTGGTTCGGAAGAGTAAGGAGCAGGATCGACTCCACGCTGCCGTGCAATCCGTGAgggatgaacttgaggatgagAGGAAATTAAGGAAACGGTCAGAGAGTATACACCGGAAATTAGCTCGAGATCTCTCTGAAGTGAAGTCCTCTCTTACTAACGCTCTAAAAGAATTCGATCAAGAGAGAACAAGAAGAAAACTATTGGAGGAGCTCTGTGATGAATTTGCTAGGGGAATAAATGAATATGAACGAGAGGTGCATAGTCTGAATCACAAGTCTGATAAGGACTGGATTCAAAGGGCTGATCACGATCGTTTGATTCTTCACATATCTGAATCATGGCTGGATGAACGTATGCAGATGCAGCTGGAAGCAGCTCAGAATGGGTTTATGGATAAGTCCATAGTCGATAAACTAAGCCTTGAAATAGAGACTTTTCTTAGAGCTAAACAAAATAGTCGAAGTACAGAAAATATAGTGGTAAGGAATCGccgtaattccttggaatctGTACCACTGAACGATGCTGTCAGTGCACCGCAGGTGGGGGGTGATGACGATGATTCCGTGGGAAGTGATTCAAATTGTTTTGAGTTGAACAAGCCAAGTAACAAGGGATCTAAGGTACATGAAGAAGAGGCTGTCGACAAACATTTTGAGGATACATTGAAAACCAACCACACGAAGAAAAAACCAATACCACGAGAAGGGTTAAAACATCGTAGCCCATCTAGCTTGCAAGTGAAGTTTGAAGAACAGATGGCGTGGGCCATGTCATCTGATTCACATAAGAAGTCCCATTCAATTGATGCAGATAAGGGGAAGACCACAGATACCAAGGCAGTTGAAGGAACTTTATCTGAAAAATGCGAACACTTTGAGATCAACGAAGATGATGATTCTGAAAGAAAGATGAACCCCACTGAATTGCACAGCTCCAGTAAAAATCACATTATCGATAATCTGATAAGAGGTCAACTTATGGCATCAGAAGGTGGCAATATGCACGCTGAGAATAATTATGGCGAGGCTTCCTGCAGCAATGCTGGATGGAGGAATCAGGCAAGCCCTGTGAAGCAGTGGATGGCAAAACTTGGATCCCAAGACCTTGACGTATCGGAGGCTTCCAAAGTGCCTTCAGGATCAAAGGAGAACAATACTTTGAAGGCGAAGCTTCTTGAAGCTAGGTCCAAGGGGCAGCGATCGCGTTTAAAAGCCTTGAAAGGGTCCTTTTAG
- the LOC114173036 gene encoding uncharacterized protein LOC114173036: MAASFRWILQLHKDVPKAARFYSEGLDFTINVCSLRWAELQSGSLKLALMHSSHDQATAQKAYSSLLSFTVTDMNSTVTKLMALGAELDGPIKYEIHGKVAAMRCIDGHVLGLYEPV, translated from the exons ATGGCAGCGTCGTTCAGGTGGATATTACAATTACACAAGGATGTTCCAAAAGCCGCACGCTTCTACTCCGAAGGCTTGGACTTCACCATCAACGTGTGCTCTCTCCGTTGGGCCGAACTTCAATCTGGTTCTCTCAAGCTTGCCCTCATGCATTCTTCCCA TGATCAAGCCACCGCGCAGAAAGCGTACTCCTCCCTTTTGTCTTTTACGGTGACTGACATGAACAGTACAGTAACTAAATTAATGGCGTTAGGAGCTGAACTTGATGGGCCCATCAAATATGAGATCCATGGAAAG GTTGCAGCTATGCGGTGTATTGATGGACATGTCTTAGGCCTGTATGAACCTGTCTAA